One stretch of Streptomyces sp. NBC_01363 DNA includes these proteins:
- a CDS encoding EF-hand domain-containing protein: MPEKSIIHSKAQHYYNVFHRERDGWVSETDVYAWVGRTTREFKLTPGTAPASALQRSLLEYWKRLFVPMDTDGDGVVSRDEFLAGFVSLGDKPDDYARIVTPSAKVFVATADVDGDGELDKSEFKRLFQSSFALSDEDIDVSFADIDTDSSGSISTDELRAAIRVFHSSTDPNDRGHRLLGALRS; this comes from the coding sequence ATGCCGGAAAAATCCATTATCCACAGCAAGGCCCAGCATTACTACAACGTGTTCCATCGCGAGCGCGACGGGTGGGTCAGCGAAACCGACGTGTACGCCTGGGTGGGCCGCACGACGCGGGAATTCAAGCTCACGCCAGGAACCGCCCCCGCCAGCGCGCTGCAGAGATCCCTTCTGGAGTACTGGAAGAGATTGTTTGTCCCTATGGACACAGACGGGGACGGCGTCGTATCACGCGACGAATTCCTGGCCGGGTTTGTCAGCCTGGGGGACAAGCCGGATGATTACGCGCGGATTGTCACGCCGTCCGCCAAGGTCTTCGTGGCCACCGCCGACGTCGACGGAGACGGCGAACTCGACAAGTCCGAGTTCAAGCGCCTGTTTCAGTCCTCTTTCGCGCTGAGCGACGAAGACATCGACGTGTCGTTCGCCGACATCGACACCGACAGCTCCGGCTCCATCTCAACTGACGAGCTGAGAGCGGCCATTCGCGTGTTCCACAGCAGTACTGATCCGAACGACCGAGGTCACCGCCTCCTGGGAGCCCTGCGTTCCTGA